In the Hordeum vulgare subsp. vulgare chromosome 7H, MorexV3_pseudomolecules_assembly, whole genome shotgun sequence genome, one interval contains:
- the LOC123410124 gene encoding cytosolic sulfotransferase 5-like, translated as MSMVEWSSSTDDACAIADISSLPLETRFPPFRLRQYGGFWLLEKFLEGVPALHSVFEPRPSDVVLGSFPKCGTTWLKALAFATRNRADHPPGGLDHPLRRRNPHDIVHYLELQFAVSMGHALAALPSPRVLATHLPYSLLPRRITAGQGCRIVYICRDPKDAFVSSWFFTNKTAAAERARAGGEEPPPYTFEEAFELFCDGICVSGPQWRHVLGYWEESRRRPEKVLFLRYEEMLRDTAGNVRKLAEFMGCGFSGEEEASGVVQDIVELCSLKSLKNMDVNKSGSHGPLAHESFFRKGVAGDWSNHMTPAMAERLDTIVEDALRGSGLTFDVAAPEPSA; from the coding sequence ATGAGCATGGTAGAATGGTCGTCGTCCACGGATGATGCATGCGCCATTGCCGACATCTCCTCGCTTCCATTGGAGACGCGGTTCCCGCCGTTCCGTCTTCGGCAGTACGGCGGGTTCTGGCTGctggagaagttcttggagggcgTTCCGGCCCTGCACTCCGTCTTCGAGCCGAGGCCGTCGGACGTCGTCCTCGGCAGCTTCCCCAAGTGCGGCACCACCTGGCTCAAGGCCCTCGCCTTCGCCACGCGCAACCGCGCCGACCACCCGCCGGGCGGCCTCGACCACccgctccgccgccgcaaccCCCACGACATCGTCCACTACCTGGAGCTGCAGTTCGCCGTTTCCATGGGCCACGCGCTGGCGGCGCTCCCTTCGCCGCGCGTGCTCGCCACGCACCTGCCCTACTCCCTCCTGCCACGCCGCATCACCGCCGGCCAGGGCTGCCGGATCGTCTACATCTGCCGGGACCCCAAGGACGCCTTCGTTTCCTCGTGGTTCTTCACCAACAAGACGGCGGCCGCCGAACGGGCGcgagccggcggcgaggagcctCCGCCGTACACGTTCGAGGAGGCCTTCGAGCTCTTCTGCGACGGCATATGCGTCAGCGGCCCGCAGTGGCGCCACGTGCTGGGATACTGGGAGGAGAGCAGGAGGCGGCCGGAGAAGGTGCTCTTCCTCCGGTACGAGGAGATGCTCCGGGACACCGCGGGCAACGTGAGGAAGCTGGCGGAGTTCATGGGGTGCGGCTtctccggcgaggaggaggcgaGCGGGGTGGTGCAGGACATCGTGGAGCTGTGCAGCCTCAAGAGCCTCAAGAACATGGACGTGAACAAGAGTGGCAGCCATGGCCCGCTGGCGCACGAGTCATTCTTCAGGAAGGGCGTCGCCGGGGACTGGAGCAACCACATGACGCCGGCCATGGCGGAGAGGCTCGACACGATCGTCGAGGACGCGCTGAGAGGCTCGGGGCTCACCTTTGACGTCGCAGCACCAGAGCCGTCCGCATGA